The following proteins are encoded in a genomic region of Sneathiella marina:
- a CDS encoding CoA-binding protein, translated as MDHDNYDDAYIGDILNSVETIAVVGASDNPARPSYYVMKYMKRKGFRQIPVNPGKAGSEIIGETVYATLRDIPEPVDMVDCFRASEAIPGIVDEAIEIGAKVIWMQLGVRHDEAAAKAEAAGLKVVMNKCPKIEFGRLSGEIAFMGGRSGVISAKRQKLVRKK; from the coding sequence ATGGATCATGACAATTATGATGACGCTTATATCGGCGATATACTGAATTCTGTCGAAACGATCGCTGTTGTCGGCGCCAGCGACAATCCGGCCCGTCCCAGCTATTATGTAATGAAATATATGAAGCGTAAGGGGTTTCGCCAGATTCCGGTCAATCCCGGCAAAGCTGGCAGCGAAATTATTGGGGAAACCGTCTACGCAACTTTACGCGATATTCCCGAACCAGTAGATATGGTCGATTGCTTTCGCGCCAGCGAAGCTATTCCGGGCATTGTTGATGAGGCGATTGAAATCGGGGCGAAAGTGATCTGGATGCAACTTGGTGTCCGTCATGATGAAGCCGCAGCCAAGGCTGAAGCAGCCGGCCTAAAAGTTGTCATGAATAAATGCCCGAAAATAGAATTCGGCCGATTGTCCGGTGAAATAGCCTTTATGGGCGGGCGATCCGGCGTAATTTCCGCAAAACGTCAAAAACTTGTCAGAAAGAAATGA
- a CDS encoding O-acetylhomoserine aminocarboxypropyltransferase codes for MSDPKFETLSIHAGATPDPTTGARVTPIYQTASYVFDDVDHAAELFNLQAFGNIYSRLTNPTNAVLEERVATLEGGATGLAVASGHAAQLVTFHTLMEPGDEFLASTRLYGGSITQFGQAFKKFDWNAIFVDPKDPEDFRKALTPKCKAIFIESLANPGGVMTDIQAIADIAHEANIPLIVDNTLATPFHCRPIEWGADIVLHSATKFLGGHGNSVGGIIVDSGKFDWRGSGKFPTMSEPHPSYHGLKFHETFGELGFGIACRALGLRDLGPALSPFNAFLILTGIETLPLRMERHSQNALAVANYLKDHDKVSWVSYAGLPSDPYYELGQKYLNDGAGAVLTFGIKGGYLAGIQMVENMELFSHLANIGDTRSLIIHPSSTTHRQLEEEQQVAAGAGPDVIRLSIGIENIDDIIADLEQSLSKVTVTD; via the coding sequence ATGAGCGATCCCAAATTTGAAACCTTATCCATTCATGCCGGAGCAACACCGGATCCGACCACTGGTGCCCGTGTAACCCCTATTTATCAGACGGCATCCTATGTTTTTGACGATGTGGATCATGCCGCAGAGTTATTTAATCTCCAGGCTTTCGGCAATATTTATAGCCGGCTTACCAATCCGACCAATGCCGTTCTTGAAGAACGGGTTGCTACGCTTGAAGGCGGTGCAACAGGCCTTGCCGTCGCATCAGGTCATGCTGCACAACTGGTGACGTTTCATACATTGATGGAGCCGGGTGATGAATTCCTGGCGTCAACAAGATTATACGGCGGATCGATTACCCAATTCGGCCAGGCTTTCAAGAAATTTGACTGGAATGCCATTTTCGTCGATCCAAAAGACCCTGAAGATTTCCGCAAAGCTCTGACACCAAAATGCAAGGCCATCTTTATCGAGAGCCTCGCCAATCCCGGCGGTGTCATGACCGATATTCAAGCCATTGCCGACATTGCCCATGAAGCGAATATCCCTCTTATCGTTGATAATACGCTGGCCACACCGTTTCACTGCCGCCCCATAGAATGGGGTGCTGATATTGTTTTACATTCCGCCACAAAGTTTCTTGGCGGGCATGGAAACTCCGTCGGCGGCATTATTGTCGATAGCGGAAAATTTGACTGGCGAGGCTCCGGGAAATTCCCAACAATGAGTGAGCCACACCCCTCCTATCACGGTTTGAAATTCCATGAGACTTTCGGCGAGCTGGGCTTTGGTATTGCATGCCGCGCCTTGGGCCTTCGTGATTTGGGGCCGGCATTGTCCCCTTTCAACGCCTTCTTGATCCTGACGGGCATTGAAACCCTGCCCCTTCGCATGGAGCGTCATAGTCAAAATGCCCTTGCCGTTGCCAACTATCTCAAGGATCATGATAAGGTTTCCTGGGTTTCCTACGCGGGACTGCCCAGCGACCCTTATTACGAACTGGGGCAAAAATACCTCAATGATGGTGCCGGCGCGGTTTTGACATTCGGCATCAAAGGCGGTTATCTCGCCGGCATTCAAATGGTCGAGAACATGGAGTTATTCTCACATCTGGCCAATATCGGCGATACCCGCAGCTTAATCATCCATCCAAGTTCGACCACCCATCGCCAACTTGAGGAAGAGCAGCAAGTGGCCGCCGGTGCGGGGCCGGATGTTATCCGGTTATCCATTGGTATCGAGAATATTGACGATATTATCGCCGATCTGGAACAATCGCTCTCCAAGGTTACCGTAACCGACTAA
- a CDS encoding YciI family protein, with translation MFIILLKFSSNKDQASQYMEGHKEWVERGLRDGVFLLTGSLQPNLGGGIMAFNLSQAELQDRVNEDPFVAENVVSAEILEITPSKTDDRLNFLLD, from the coding sequence ATGTTCATCATATTACTTAAGTTTTCCAGTAATAAAGACCAAGCCAGCCAATACATGGAAGGCCACAAGGAGTGGGTTGAACGCGGTTTGCGTGACGGCGTATTTTTGTTGACCGGAAGTCTCCAGCCAAACCTGGGCGGAGGGATAATGGCGTTTAATCTGTCGCAAGCGGAGCTTCAGGATAGAGTGAACGAAGACCCATTTGTCGCAGAAAATGTCGTAAGCGCTGAAATTCTTGAGATTACGCCGTCAAAAACTGATGACCGGCTGAATTTTCTTCTCGACTGA
- a CDS encoding MFS transporter, producing the protein MVRITDENRKWWILAAMGGTLALIVLDETVVGVALPTIQKQLGMTQVGSHWIINAYFLIFTILAAAGGKMGDIFGYRRMFLGALTIFGVSSIACGFAQNGTWIIVARGFQGLGAAVVFPFSIAMVTAVFEPEQRGRAFGIQTAVGGTFISLGPLVGGFFTEVLSWRWIFWINLPLVLIIATVILLAWREPQKPETTNASGLQQIDFKGLGLMVLALCSFVVAAMVGPDYGWDNPFIITGFAVGLATTIVFVMVETRLKNPLIELKLFSIRTFSVMNAIVFMGEFGKMALIIFGALLLQKNFDMNPLIAGIALLPAVVPSLFSSLVAGSLSDRFDARKISLIGLLLNCSAMIWMAVTVTLDNYYYLIPAFIAWGCSLPFHFVSTRRAAVNSVPADKLGQSSGLTMTAQLLGGTVGMATCSALYASTGYFTSVYLVTAAVMGIVALVGFFKIRSEFA; encoded by the coding sequence ATGGTCCGAATTACAGATGAAAATCGAAAATGGTGGATTCTTGCTGCAATGGGTGGGACGCTAGCCCTCATTGTGCTTGATGAAACGGTCGTCGGTGTCGCTCTTCCGACCATCCAAAAACAGCTTGGCATGACGCAGGTTGGCAGCCATTGGATCATCAATGCCTATTTTCTTATATTCACCATTCTCGCTGCAGCCGGGGGGAAAATGGGCGACATATTCGGGTACCGACGAATGTTTTTAGGGGCCCTTACTATTTTTGGCGTGTCCTCGATAGCCTGCGGTTTTGCCCAGAACGGCACCTGGATCATCGTTGCGCGCGGTTTCCAAGGGCTTGGCGCTGCCGTGGTCTTTCCCTTTTCCATAGCCATGGTTACAGCTGTTTTCGAGCCGGAACAACGCGGGCGGGCGTTCGGTATTCAAACAGCCGTTGGGGGTACCTTCATCTCTCTCGGCCCACTGGTTGGGGGTTTTTTTACAGAAGTGCTCAGTTGGCGGTGGATTTTCTGGATTAATTTGCCTTTGGTCCTAATTATTGCGACTGTGATTTTACTAGCTTGGCGTGAACCACAAAAACCTGAAACCACGAATGCATCAGGGCTACAGCAAATTGATTTCAAGGGATTGGGGTTAATGGTTTTAGCCCTGTGTTCTTTTGTCGTTGCTGCGATGGTAGGGCCGGATTACGGTTGGGACAATCCCTTTATCATAACAGGTTTCGCAGTTGGCCTAGCGACAACAATTGTCTTCGTCATGGTGGAAACACGCCTTAAAAACCCATTGATCGAGCTCAAGCTATTTTCCATACGAACCTTTTCCGTCATGAATGCCATAGTGTTTATGGGTGAGTTTGGTAAAATGGCATTAATAATTTTCGGCGCCCTTTTACTTCAAAAGAATTTCGACATGAACCCTTTGATTGCAGGCATCGCCTTGTTACCCGCAGTCGTCCCTTCCTTGTTTTCCTCATTGGTAGCCGGATCTCTCTCTGACAGATTTGACGCCCGCAAAATATCGCTTATCGGGTTGCTATTAAATTGCAGTGCAATGATCTGGATGGCGGTAACCGTTACATTGGATAATTATTACTATCTCATTCCAGCTTTCATCGCCTGGGGTTGCTCCTTGCCCTTCCATTTTGTCTCAACCCGGCGCGCAGCTGTAAATTCCGTACCTGCTGATAAACTCGGGCAGAGCAGTGGATTGACCATGACCGCCCAGCTATTAGGCGGAACCGTTGGTATGGCGACATGCAGTGCCCTTTATGCCAGTACCGGGTATTTCACATCCGTATATCTTGTAACAGCGGCCGTCATGGGAATTGTTGCCCTTGTTGGTTTCTTCAAGATACGCAGCGAATTCGCGTAA
- the thiM gene encoding hydroxyethylthiazole kinase, whose protein sequence is MQQSIIESIWSDYEMICESRPLVHNITNLVVTNFSANALLALGASPLMSHAPEELEEIIGISNALVINIGTLDIQQIDSMKLAVGFANEKKIPIVIDPVGAGASALRTETALALIKNAHRSIVKGNGGEILALANQQIQSKGVDSLYDPSDAIPAAQSLISEFDVEAIAISGPEDVVVDATTCTIHANGSCMMPAITGMGCILTAITGAFSAVSETPYTAARNAVSLVSIAGEMAARKSQGPGSFLPHFLDQLYTIKQADLTGRLNVREAS, encoded by the coding sequence ATGCAACAGTCAATTATTGAGTCAATCTGGTCAGACTATGAAATGATTTGTGAATCCCGGCCATTGGTTCACAATATCACCAATCTTGTTGTCACCAATTTTTCGGCAAATGCGCTGTTGGCACTGGGTGCCTCTCCTCTTATGTCCCATGCGCCAGAGGAGCTGGAAGAAATTATCGGCATATCCAATGCCCTGGTGATCAATATAGGGACGCTGGATATTCAACAGATCGACAGTATGAAGCTTGCTGTGGGTTTCGCCAACGAGAAGAAAATCCCGATTGTGATCGATCCCGTGGGTGCCGGAGCGAGTGCTTTGCGAACTGAAACGGCGCTTGCACTGATTAAAAACGCACATCGTTCAATCGTTAAAGGAAATGGCGGCGAAATTCTGGCGCTTGCCAACCAACAAATCCAGTCAAAAGGGGTGGATAGCCTGTATGACCCCTCTGATGCAATCCCCGCCGCACAATCCTTGATATCTGAATTTGATGTTGAGGCAATTGCAATTAGCGGTCCGGAAGATGTCGTGGTTGATGCAACAACCTGTACGATTCATGCAAATGGTTCCTGCATGATGCCGGCTATTACGGGAATGGGTTGTATCCTGACGGCAATTACCGGCGCATTTTCTGCGGTTAGTGAAACTCCCTATACAGCGGCGCGAAATGCGGTTTCTCTGGTGAGTATCGCAGGGGAAATGGCGGCAAGAAAATCACAGGGACCAGGGAGCTTCCTGCCCCATTTTCTGGATCAGCTCTATACGATTAAGCAAGCGGATTTGACCGGCCGTCTGAATGTCAGGGAGGCGTCATAG
- a CDS encoding beta-ketoacyl-ACP synthase III, which produces MRRSVITATGSYLPKRILTNAELSEMVDTTDEWIVARSGIKQRHIAAEGELTSDLATHAARAALDMAGLTADDIDLIVLATATPDETFPATATVVQKNLGMTGGFAFDIQAVCTGFLYALATADNFVKSGQANRALVIGAETFSRIIDWTDRTTCVLFADGAGAIILEAEEGEGTSDDRGILTSHLHSDGEKHDLLYVDGGPSSTQSTGFLRMEGKEVFRHAVTNLASVVVEALAATGLSADDIDWLIPHQANKRIIDGTGRKLKLPSEKVVLTVDKHGNTSAASVPLALDEAVRDGRVQRGQILLLEAMGGGFTWGSALVRW; this is translated from the coding sequence ATGCGCCGCTCAGTGATTACCGCGACAGGTTCTTATCTACCAAAACGTATTCTGACCAATGCCGAATTATCGGAAATGGTCGATACGACTGACGAATGGATTGTTGCACGCTCAGGAATCAAGCAACGGCATATCGCGGCAGAGGGCGAACTTACCTCTGATCTTGCAACTCATGCCGCACGGGCTGCTTTGGATATGGCTGGTCTGACGGCGGATGATATTGATCTGATTGTTCTTGCGACCGCAACCCCAGATGAAACTTTTCCGGCGACGGCGACAGTGGTGCAAAAAAATCTTGGCATGACCGGCGGTTTTGCGTTTGATATTCAGGCGGTTTGCACCGGCTTTCTGTATGCTTTGGCGACGGCCGATAATTTTGTGAAGTCAGGCCAGGCAAATCGCGCTTTGGTCATTGGGGCGGAAACCTTTTCCAGGATCATTGATTGGACGGACCGGACAACCTGCGTGCTTTTCGCGGATGGGGCCGGTGCGATAATTCTGGAAGCGGAAGAAGGGGAAGGGACGTCGGATGACCGGGGCATCCTGACCAGCCATCTTCATTCAGACGGTGAAAAGCATGATCTCCTGTATGTTGACGGTGGGCCTTCTTCAACCCAATCAACAGGTTTCCTTCGCATGGAAGGGAAGGAAGTATTCCGCCATGCTGTCACAAATCTGGCCAGCGTTGTCGTGGAAGCGCTGGCTGCGACCGGTTTGTCGGCTGATGATATTGATTGGCTTATTCCCCATCAGGCAAATAAGCGGATCATAGACGGGACGGGACGAAAACTTAAACTTCCCTCTGAGAAAGTTGTCCTAACTGTCGATAAACATGGAAATACTTCAGCCGCTTCTGTTCCTCTGGCCCTGGATGAAGCTGTCCGGGATGGTCGGGTGCAACGGGGACAAATCCTCTTGTTGGAAGCTATGGGGGGCGGATTTACTTGGGGCTCCGCACTGGTTCGCTGGTAA
- a CDS encoding VOC family protein produces MIDRLDHLVLTVANLDETKAFYCDVLEMGFEVFGEGRQALTFGRSKINLHIQGKELEPRAYLAKPGTADLCFILSGSLAAIQSRLKAASIPILQGPVSRTGATGPITSIYVRDPDLNLIELATYDR; encoded by the coding sequence ATGATTGACCGGTTAGACCATCTCGTATTAACCGTCGCAAATCTTGACGAGACCAAAGCATTTTATTGCGATGTTCTGGAAATGGGATTTGAAGTATTTGGAGAAGGGCGGCAAGCGCTGACGTTCGGGCGTTCAAAAATCAATCTGCATATTCAAGGAAAAGAACTGGAGCCAAGGGCATATCTTGCGAAGCCGGGAACCGCCGATCTTTGTTTTATCCTCTCAGGAAGTCTTGCCGCTATACAGAGCAGGTTAAAAGCAGCATCAATTCCCATACTACAGGGGCCTGTTAGCCGTACCGGAGCAACCGGGCCCATCACATCCATTTACGTGCGGGACCCGGATCTCAACTTAATCGAACTTGCGACCTATGATCGTTAG
- a CDS encoding integration host factor subunit alpha, translated as MTKNTLTRANLAEAVYQQVGLSRNESSDHVEAVLAEISNRLVDGETVKISSFGSLQVRQKNGRIGRNPKTGEEVPINPRRVLVFRASHVLKDKINNGNREG; from the coding sequence ATGACAAAAAATACATTGACCAGAGCAAATTTGGCAGAAGCTGTGTATCAGCAAGTTGGACTTTCGCGAAACGAGTCCTCCGATCACGTAGAAGCCGTACTCGCAGAAATCTCTAATCGATTGGTGGACGGAGAAACCGTCAAAATTTCGTCTTTCGGTAGTCTCCAGGTTCGTCAGAAGAACGGCCGGATCGGACGCAATCCGAAGACCGGGGAAGAGGTGCCCATAAATCCGCGCCGGGTTCTCGTCTTCAGGGCCTCACATGTTCTGAAAGACAAGATTAATAACGGCAACCGCGAGGGCTGA
- a CDS encoding TetR/AcrR family transcriptional regulator — protein sequence MNDKTTRDLIVEAADQLFYQQGYEHTSFSHIAEAVQISRGNFYYHFESKDEILDAVIDLRGAETVEMLDQWEMEGKEPQDRILSFIHLLIANRAKIMLYGCPVGTLNTELAKLDHDSQANANKLFTLFRTWLRRQFTLLGHEAESDALAMHLLARSQGVATLANAFHDEQFIEQEVALMGDWLKLCTTSTGYSECHQSRTD from the coding sequence ATGAATGACAAGACAACGCGTGATCTCATTGTTGAGGCTGCCGATCAATTGTTCTATCAGCAAGGCTACGAACATACTTCGTTTTCACATATTGCGGAGGCCGTACAGATCTCGCGCGGTAATTTTTACTATCATTTCGAATCCAAGGATGAAATTTTGGATGCCGTGATCGATCTGCGCGGAGCTGAAACCGTAGAGATGCTGGATCAATGGGAGATGGAAGGGAAGGAACCGCAGGATCGCATCCTCAGTTTTATCCACCTGTTGATCGCAAACCGGGCCAAGATCATGCTATATGGCTGTCCGGTCGGAACATTAAACACCGAGCTTGCGAAATTGGACCATGACTCGCAAGCTAATGCGAACAAGCTGTTCACACTGTTTCGAACATGGTTGCGCAGGCAGTTTACACTGCTCGGCCACGAAGCAGAGTCTGATGCTTTGGCAATGCACTTACTCGCCCGCAGTCAGGGGGTCGCCACGCTGGCCAATGCTTTTCACGATGAGCAATTCATTGAACAGGAAGTAGCGCTGATGGGCGACTGGTTGAAGTTGTGCACGACAAGTACTGGGTATAGTGAATGTCACCAGAGCAGAACAGATTAG
- a CDS encoding MerR family transcriptional regulator — MAAGQGHSSAKKVQKSPDAFRTISEVSAELDVPQHVLRFWETKFKIVKPLKRGGGRRYYRPADVELIRGIRDLLYKHGYTIKGAQKLLKEQGGKMTSGGNVDAMVSAARQDSNPALARAAETISDSGGGLPDESREKLRSLLGDLQDMKKMLG; from the coding sequence ATGGCCGCAGGGCAGGGACATTCTAGCGCTAAAAAGGTGCAAAAATCACCTGACGCTTTTCGTACAATCAGCGAGGTCTCTGCCGAGCTTGATGTACCGCAACATGTGCTGCGGTTCTGGGAAACCAAGTTCAAAATCGTTAAACCTTTAAAAAGAGGCGGCGGCAGACGATATTATCGACCAGCTGACGTGGAGTTAATTCGCGGAATTCGGGATCTTCTGTATAAACACGGGTATACGATCAAAGGCGCGCAAAAATTGCTGAAAGAGCAGGGCGGCAAGATGACATCTGGCGGGAACGTTGATGCCATGGTTTCTGCAGCGCGCCAGGATAGTAACCCGGCACTGGCCCGGGCGGCCGAAACAATTTCCGATTCAGGTGGCGGTTTGCCGGACGAAAGCCGGGAAAAACTTCGCTCACTTCTTGGGGATCTTCAAGACATGAAGAAGATGCTCGGCTGA
- the rpsI gene encoding 30S ribosomal protein S9, whose protein sequence is MADEANSLEDLKNLTSGAAAADAPAADAGVEAGAEVIEAVEVIDVVLPDPKIDEQGRSYATGKRKNAIARVWIKPGTGKVTVNGRDQENYFARPVLRMLLLQPFEVTDRVGQFDVICTVKGGGLSGQAGAVRHGVSKALTYYEPALRPPLKAEGFLTRDSRVVERKKYGRAKARRSFQFSKR, encoded by the coding sequence ATGGCTGATGAAGCAAACTCCCTTGAGGATCTGAAAAACCTGACGAGCGGCGCTGCCGCAGCTGATGCGCCTGCCGCAGACGCTGGTGTGGAAGCCGGTGCAGAAGTCATTGAAGCGGTTGAAGTCATTGATGTTGTCCTGCCGGATCCAAAAATCGACGAGCAAGGCCGTTCCTATGCCACTGGTAAGCGGAAAAATGCTATTGCCCGCGTCTGGATCAAGCCAGGTACTGGTAAGGTAACCGTAAACGGTCGGGATCAGGAAAACTATTTTGCCCGCCCGGTTCTACGGATGCTTTTGTTGCAGCCGTTTGAAGTTACCGATCGCGTTGGCCAGTTTGATGTCATTTGTACGGTTAAAGGGGGCGGTTTATCCGGACAGGCTGGTGCTGTACGTCACGGTGTTTCCAAAGCCCTGACATATTATGAGCCTGCATTGCGGCCTCCTTTGAAAGCTGAAGGCTTCCTGACACGCGACAGTCGGGTTGTGGAACGGAAAAAATACGGTCGGGCGAAAGCACGCCGGAGCTTCCAGTTCTCCAAGCGTTAA
- a CDS encoding enoyl-CoA hydratase — protein sequence MSERIKEEMLDEDAVVLTISNKIATIQLNNPAARNALSTGVMASIQEILDRLHDSKDAHVVILEAVGPVFCSGHNLKEIVGIDREAAMLALFEQCSNMMQSIVNLPKPVIAKVNGMATAAGTQLVASCDLAFASSTSKFATPGVNLGLFCSTPMVALSRNVSPKHAMEMLLGGEFADAEQAARIGLINHAVAEEDLDRTVQDFATRIASKSPLTVRTGKAAFYNQLTMPLDDAYAYTSRVMSENMQTLDAQEGINAFLEKRDPKWRGE from the coding sequence ATGTCTGAAAGAATCAAAGAAGAAATGTTAGACGAAGACGCGGTCGTCCTGACTATTTCTAATAAAATAGCGACAATACAGCTAAACAATCCGGCAGCTCGAAACGCGCTCTCTACCGGCGTCATGGCGAGCATTCAGGAAATTCTAGACCGCCTTCATGATTCCAAGGATGCCCATGTGGTCATACTGGAAGCCGTCGGACCGGTATTTTGCTCAGGGCATAATCTGAAAGAAATTGTCGGGATTGATCGTGAAGCGGCGATGCTGGCGCTATTTGAGCAATGCAGCAATATGATGCAGAGTATTGTCAACCTACCGAAGCCAGTGATCGCCAAGGTTAATGGTATGGCAACGGCAGCCGGGACGCAATTGGTCGCCTCCTGTGACCTCGCTTTTGCCTCCTCAACATCAAAATTTGCAACGCCGGGTGTTAATCTGGGTTTGTTCTGTTCGACACCGATGGTCGCCTTAAGTCGCAATGTGTCCCCGAAACACGCCATGGAGATGCTGTTGGGCGGAGAATTTGCGGACGCGGAGCAAGCGGCCCGAATTGGATTAATTAATCATGCCGTCGCGGAAGAAGATCTAGACCGAACCGTTCAGGATTTTGCAACCCGCATCGCGTCAAAATCGCCCCTCACCGTGAGAACCGGAAAGGCAGCTTTTTATAATCAGCTGACAATGCCGTTAGATGACGCCTATGCATATACCTCTCGTGTCATGTCTGAAAACATGCAGACATTAGATGCTCAGGAAGGCATAAACGCCTTTTTGGAAAAACGTGACCCTAAATGGCGCGGTGAATAA
- a CDS encoding COX15/CtaA family protein produces the protein MENEQIKSPSDVLPTNRKLIVSWLILVAILVFVMIVLGGVTRLTNSGLSMTDWKPVTGWLPPLSDQAWTAEFERYKAFPEYQQVNKGMSLSEFKGIYAFEFAHRVLGRIIGLAFFIPFVLFLVFGRIRGKLVPRLAILLILGGLQGGMGWFMVKSGLVDDPDVSHYRLTAHLALASLIYSVILWTVFDLLRPEKSRASRDDRSVRFWSMTLLILISLQILIGGFVAGLNAGFVFNDWPLMAGQFVPEEFLYMQPWYVNFLENPAAIQFSHRMVAYVIAVISVLLYLISRDQNIALSVRSSISYLLIVVFLQIFIGILTLLYVVPVSLGALHQAGGIIVLTFSLFVVHELYGRRSYD, from the coding sequence ATGGAAAATGAGCAAATCAAATCGCCTTCTGACGTCCTTCCGACTAATCGGAAACTGATCGTTTCCTGGCTGATTCTGGTGGCAATACTGGTATTTGTGATGATCGTCCTGGGCGGTGTTACCCGGCTGACAAATTCAGGATTGTCCATGACTGACTGGAAACCTGTTACAGGTTGGTTGCCACCACTCAGTGATCAAGCATGGACGGCGGAGTTTGAAAGATACAAAGCCTTTCCCGAATATCAACAAGTGAACAAGGGAATGTCGTTATCTGAATTCAAGGGGATCTATGCCTTTGAGTTTGCCCATCGTGTCCTTGGCCGGATCATTGGGCTGGCTTTCTTTATCCCGTTTGTCCTGTTTCTTGTTTTTGGTAGAATCCGTGGGAAATTGGTACCACGATTGGCCATTCTTCTTATCTTGGGCGGCTTACAAGGAGGCATGGGCTGGTTCATGGTCAAGAGCGGCCTCGTTGATGATCCGGATGTCAGCCATTACCGTTTAACAGCGCATCTGGCGCTTGCCAGTTTGATCTACTCAGTGATCTTGTGGACAGTTTTTGATCTTTTGCGCCCGGAAAAGAGCCGTGCTAGTCGGGATGACAGGTCGGTACGGTTCTGGTCCATGACCCTGCTTATCCTCATTTCCCTACAAATACTGATTGGCGGATTTGTCGCCGGATTGAATGCCGGTTTTGTCTTTAATGACTGGCCGCTCATGGCGGGTCAGTTTGTGCCGGAAGAATTTTTGTATATGCAGCCCTGGTACGTGAATTTTCTGGAAAATCCGGCTGCTATCCAGTTTTCCCATCGGATGGTTGCCTATGTTATTGCCGTAATAAGCGTTCTTCTATACCTGATAAGCCGGGACCAGAATATTGCTCTGTCCGTCCGATCCTCAATATCCTATTTATTGATTGTCGTCTTTCTTCAAATTTTTATTGGCATCCTCACCTTGCTTTACGTCGTTCCTGTTTCACTGGGGGCATTGCATCAGGCCGGAGGTATTATTGTCCTAACTTTCAGCCTGTTTGTGGTTCACGAATTGTATGGAAGACGTTCTTATGATTGA
- the rplM gene encoding 50S ribosomal protein L13 — MKTYSAKPSEVESKWLLIDAEGLVLGRLASIIANRLRGKHKPMFTPNINCGDHVVVINAEKVALTGKKLTDKVFYWHTGYPGGIKSRTAEKILGGDNPERMIMKAVQRMIPRGALGREQFSNLRVYPGAEHPHEAQNPEVLDVASMNSKNVRRA; from the coding sequence ATGAAAACCTATTCTGCGAAACCCTCCGAGGTGGAATCAAAATGGCTGCTGATCGATGCTGAAGGCCTCGTTCTTGGTCGTCTTGCCTCGATTATTGCGAACCGCTTGCGCGGCAAGCATAAGCCCATGTTCACGCCGAACATCAACTGCGGTGATCATGTTGTTGTCATCAATGCTGAAAAAGTTGCATTGACGGGCAAAAAACTGACCGACAAAGTTTTCTATTGGCACACAGGATATCCTGGCGGCATCAAAAGCCGTACAGCGGAGAAGATCCTGGGTGGCGATAACCCTGAACGCATGATTATGAAAGCTGTTCAGCGGATGATCCCACGCGGTGCTTTGGGCCGTGAACAATTTAGTAACCTCCGTGTTTATCCCGGAGCGGAACATCCTCATGAAGCACAAAACCCCGAAGTTCTGGACGTAGCTTCCATGAATTCCAAGAACGTAAGGAGAGCCTAA
- a CDS encoding PaaI family thioesterase produces MTAKMLEDFNREHFPQVDHMNMRVEHVDDKTITIRMSVTEQHLRPGGTVSGPTMMALADAGMYLLLLAQIGPVALAVTTNLNINFLRKPAPGDIVARGNILKLGKTLATGEISIYSIGIEDPVAHVTLTYAIPPKKQNL; encoded by the coding sequence ATGACAGCCAAAATGCTTGAAGACTTCAATCGTGAGCATTTCCCGCAGGTAGACCACATGAATATGCGGGTTGAGCATGTGGACGACAAGACTATTACCATTCGAATGTCGGTAACCGAGCAACATCTGCGTCCGGGCGGCACGGTATCCGGTCCGACTATGATGGCGTTGGCAGATGCCGGGATGTATCTTTTATTGCTTGCTCAAATTGGGCCGGTGGCACTTGCCGTAACGACAAATCTGAACATTAATTTTTTGCGCAAGCCGGCGCCCGGTGACATCGTCGCCAGGGGAAATATATTGAAACTGGGTAAGACTCTTGCCACCGGAGAAATATCCATTTATTCCATTGGAATTGAAGATCCGGTCGCCCATGTAACCTTGACATATGCCATTCCGCCCAAAAAACAGAATTTATAG